TGGGATCATTGACAATTCCAGTGCATGCAGAATGAGGGCACCAGCTGGGCTATGGACTCTGTAAAGGACAGTAAGGGTGGTCAGGGGCGAGTGTGGATGGGCTTTGTTTGCTGTGGATGCATCACTGCAGGAAGGAGCAGCCAAAGATGCAAGTGTGGCCTCAGGGCCAATGAAGCCTCCTGCCCTTGGCATTTCTCCCCCAGGGATCTGGCTGCACAGCCACTCCAAGTCCTAGGTTTAGGTAGCTGGACCAGTCTGGTTGGGCTGAGACAGGAGCCTGATGTGGTCTAACAGTGCCTGGCAGCCACTGGGGTTCCTCCATGCCTGGCCAGGCTGCCTATCGGGTGGAGGGGACTGCTGAGGTGTCAGGGCAGAGATGAGGTGGGCAAGGAAGACAGACACAGCCAGGGTTTGGGTCAGGTAGTCACCTTAAGCCTCCTGGAATGAGGGTAGTTCACTTCTAGTGTTTCTACAGGTGACCAGGTCCATCTTTATCCTCAAAAACAGGTGTCCTCACTTCTCTGGTGCTTAGTGACCCCAGTGTGGAACAAGGGGATGGGAGCCAGGCCCTGGAGCTACCTTGTGCAGAGTTGGAGACCAAGTACAAGTGAGACAGGTGGATTTTGAACCTTTCCACCATTCTGGCTCCCACAGCCTCCCCTCCCGGCATCCTGCTGCCCGGGTAGGTGTGGGGACATGTGGGATGTGACACCATCTAGGCAGGCACAGTGGTCTCCTGGCATGCTCCCATCATAGCAAGGGCTGCCAGAACTCAACAGGGCAACAGCTTGACTCCAAGAGTTGGCCTTGGATGCTGCCTCTATGGGGAGAGTTGCAGCATCTGCGGCCCCTGTTTTCCTGTTCCAGACTGAAGAGGGGCCAGGGGCACCAGCTCAAGAAAGGTGGGGGTGATGGCCATGCTGGATCCAGCCAGCCCCAAGCTTTGCCCCCACTCTAGATCTGTCACAATCACATCGTTCCTGAGATCTGCTAGGCCCCTCTGCCCCATTCCCCAGGGTGCTTTGGGCTCTTAGgcatttgctttctcttcctcctgtttcAGACTACTGAGGCAAGGTGGAGTCGCCAGCACAGTGGCCCAGCAGGTGGCTCCAGGAAAAGGTGACATTCCCTGGATTGTGCTGAAGACTGACACTCCAGGCCACTCTGAGGGGGCTGCATCTGGAGGCCTGAGGGCCTGGGAAGACCCCAGACAAGCTCCGGTGGAGGCAAAGGACCAGGGGGCCCCCAGAGGGAAGCTGGAGCCTGCAGACTGTAGGAGGGACGGGGGCAGGCCCAGAAGCATCCAAGAGGGCCTGGTGCCCGGCCCTTTGCCTCTCCACAGGGAGCCTGCCTGCGGTGCAGTAAGTGCGACAAGACATTCAGCTAGAGTTCCTACCTGCTGCAGCACCAGCGAGTGCACACGGGTGGGAGGCCCTGTGAATACCCGGTCTGCCACAGAGCCTTCAACTGGAACTCCAACTTCCTGGAGCACCAGCACGCACACAGGCGCGGCCCCACACCTACCCGGCCTGGGGCAAGGCCTTCAGCCAGAACTTCAACCTGGCCGAGCACCTGAAGATACGTGGGGTCTCGCAGCTGCACGCAGCTGCACGCCTGTCCCGACTGGGTCAAGGCCTTCCTGCACGTGGCCGGCCTGTGGCAGCACCAGCGCACACATTGGCAAGAGGCCCTTTGAGCGCACCCGGTGCAGCCTGGCCGAGCACAGGTGCAGGCAGACAGGTGAGTGGCCTTACACGTGCCGTGTGTGCAGCAGGTCCTTCGGCCACCGCTCCAACCTCAACGAGCACCGGGAGCGGCACGCGGGTGGCTCCACACCCTGACTCTGGGATGCCCCTGCCAGACTGTGAGTCTGAGTCAACTCGGCCGGGCGCGAGGCACCCGATGCTGCCATCCGTGGACCGTGTGTGTAAAATCGCCATCCGCGTGCCCCACCGTCGTGGGCTCGGTGTCCTGCAGCACAGGGATGGCGACGATGCAGGCAGAGCGTCAGGCCGTGGAAACAGCCCCTACGATGACAATGGCAGTTTCACTGGTGACCCCCCCTGGCTGCACACGGGTGGCAGGGAGGTAATTCACCAGGTGCAGGCGGTGGATTTTGATGCCGGGAGGGGTGTATCTGTGTAGAGGCCGGTGAGAATCGGAGGCTCCCACAGGCGTGGTGGTCTTGTCTCAGGACCCTGTGGGACTGAGACCCAGGGCCCAGTTGGCTGCCCAGGAGCAAGGGTTAGACgcgcccccttccctgcctcccctcccctcagctggATCCGAGGTTGCACAGAATTTTTTCTCTTAAGCCGAGGGCCCACGGGCCGGGGCCAGAAGGTCAGAGGCCTTGCTCTGGGGCCCCTGGTGAGCATCAGGAGACCTAAGGGGAAGAGTGGGGGTGGTCCTGCCGCCGTCCGCTCTCAGctgcttccctcccacccctaccccttgCTCCTGTTCTCTCCATGGTTAAAGCTAGGAGTGCAGTTTAAAAAGATAAACCTGAGCAGCTTGAAACACTTCTGGCTGGTTATGGACCCAGTATCAGGCCCACACACCCGGGGGTGGTGGCACAGCCCCCACGTCCTGCCTTCAGTGAGTGAGCAGGTCTCAGACCCATTTCCTGGCACAACTGACCAGATTCTGGAAGCTAGAGCGAGGGAAAaccagctgggggaggggtggagtggTGGTGAGCAGGAAGGCcgctgggaagggaagggaaaggaaatgggagAAGAAGCCAGCCTGGTCACTGTGGGGTGCTAGGGCAGAGCAGCTGGGCTCAGTGGGAgactggtggggtgggggtgggggggggtcagagCAGACCACCCACAAAGCACGGGGGGCGTTCACTGTTTCCAGCCACGACGAACACCCTTCTCTGGCCTAGCTACCACCGCCTCGTCTCCCCATGCCAGAATCACCCTGATCTGAACGGCTGTGTGCACTGGGGTCTCCCCTGGAGTCAGTGCTTGTCAGTCTTGCCACCTCCACCACCATTTTGGACGCCTCTTTCTGACCTTGGCTGCCCCTGGATGTGCTGTACTTCCTCCTGCTCCTGGGTCTCCTTGGCTGGAATAGCAGACTCCAACATAGGCTCatgagagaagcagggagagggagtgtGTGGGGCTGCCTTCCTAGTTTGGAAAATTCCTTCTCATGTCTCCAGAGTGGAGCCCCAGGGAGGACCCAGACTGGCCTGAGGACTCCCAGCTGACGAGGATCCTACTCGGCCGTCTGCCAGAGTAGCAGCATCTAGTCACAAGGGTTGCTGAGCACCACGGTGCCATATCCGGCACTTTGCAGGGACTCCTCCACCTGCAACCTGATTGCCGAGTTGGGAGGCTTCATGCCAGCCCCGGGTGATGGGAGAGAGCTGGCGCAGGGAACTCCAGCCTGCCCACTAATATCTCGCTGCGACGGGGTGGGGATGTGCATCTGGCCCGTGTGATGGGTGAGATGTGGGGCAGAGAGGGCTGTCTCGGGGAGGAGGCAGGCAAAGAAAGCACCCTCCCTAGGTATCTTGAGGGAATTGTTTATCTAGCTCTGTGAGGCTGAAAGAACCCAGAGATTCATAACTGTAGAGCAGCTACCACCTCTAGGGCTGGTGGTGCAAAAGAGAAGGGATGGGCTCCTGGCGGCCTGGGgctgggcggcgggggggggggggggggggggcgggggcgtcTCTGAGAAGGCTGGAGCATAGTTATTGCTGGAACTTTGACGGTGTGCAGGAGAGACCTCTTTGAAACCAGCATTGTATTCTGTTTGGGCTGCCAGAGGCTCGACATAGCATCCTTATTTGCCTGACACGTCGAAACTGTCCATTGGCACCATCGGATCTTCTGGGTAATAGGGCCCAAGTGGCAGAGCAGCCTGCTTCGTATCCGGGACCTGCCGCGGGGGCTCCACACAAAACTGCAGTTGTAAACAGATTGGGGCAGCACAGTGAGGTGTATACGTTGTGTCCAAATTCAGAGGCCTCCCTTATTCCTCATTTTTAGAGGTGGTCCGTGTCTGTTGCAGCAACTGACGTCAGTTGCCCGTCTCTTAGAAGGAGCTATCCTAACATGCTCCAGATCCCTAGGCACTTGCCAGAGGAGGTGAGACCCTGGCGTGCATTTAACTCACTTATTGGTCTAATTGATCTGCTGCTTCATGTTTATTAAGTCCAGTCAGCCAGTGTCATCCATATAGTGGCAATGGCGTGCGGGTGTGATGTTCTGTGGGAAGTTGGGATGATCAAGATCTCGACAGAGATTGTGACAGACAATAAGAAAGTTGAGTGAACAGCCCTGAGGCAAGCCGTGAAGGTGTGCTGTTGTCCCGCGAAAATGCGGTAAGTCTCGTGGTCCTTGCGTCCTGGTAGAGAAAAAGCACTTGCAAGGTCAATATTCATGAAGGTGAGACTCTTTAAGCCCCTGAAGTCATCCTAAACCTTTCCCTGCAGAAGCAACCCCTCTGGGGGTTAAAACATCCTGATTACTGCCTCATCACTGCTGCCAGTGATGGGTACTGTGCACATCTCTGGTGGGCCCTGTCACTTGAGCTCTGTTAAGCTGGTCTTTCATCCCCATTGAAATCAGACCTGACGGCAGCATCTCCCAATGCCGTAGTAGCCTAGAGGGCACTGCCACTTTTCAGGGATGCAGGTACCCTCCTAAGTAATCTGTTTCTCAATGTCTTAAAACAAGGGTGTCCTCCTCTTtactctgagtgtgtgtgtgtgtgtgtgcgtgtgtgtgtgcgtgcatatacCATATTGCACACGATAAACCTATTTCCACATTCCTATACCCCCAAGCCTTTGGATTCCTTCCTCTACATTATACCAGGGGAGTTCTGGCTATTGAACCTCACTGAATTTAGGCCACTGTGAGTCCAGGTCTCAGTCAACCTACCAAATAAAATCTCCCTCAAGCTACTCAGTCTAACACCTCAAATCCAGTCTTTGCAAATTGGCCCGTATAGGTAAATTTGATCTGGTCCAGTGTTGTATCCCATCCTCCTTGGTCAGATACTCTTAGATGCTGTTCCCGTGTTTATTACCCAGGTTTATGCCAATTACATGAGCAAAGCCTTGcaattcttttaaagtataaGCGGCATCAGATTTTACACTTGTCCACCTAGAGCATGCTAGACTTGAGTTGGAGGTCTAGGGGGACAGTAAGGGGTGGTTGGACAGAATGGAGACCTCCTAGGCAGGTGTAGCAAAGTGGTATTAGGACTGACAGAAGAAATTCACAGTACCCCTGTCGCAGGCTGCCAGCTTCATTTCTACAGATCCTTGACCTGATCATGCTCCTGCCTGCCTTTGTGCAGCCCTGTGGCAAATGGACTAAAGGCAGTGTTTGGTGGTTTCTGCTCTGCTGCTCTACCTGGCCACAGGCCCTCGTCTGGGTGCCAGAGGCCTGGTAACACCTATTGGCCTTGGCTCTCAGTGGAATGACCCTTGGCCCCTCTGCATGGAAtgcctcccccacctgctccagCTGGAACATGCAGCCTTCTAAGCCTGGGCTTGGAGCCAGGGCAGCGAGCGTTCAGGGGATGCTCAGCAAACGTGGAAGGGAAACCAGACATGGAGAGTCTCCCTGCTCCCCTTCCTACTCAGCAGAAGCCAAAGACCCTGCATTGCCCATCAGGCCCAGTGtcgcagactatgagtctggagttctcccttgtccagcaagagagggGATGCAGAAATGAATACGAGAGAGACTAATGTCTatgaggagacaagagccctaaGTAAAGGTcccttctccatatttattaggatcagagGGCTTACATATGTGGCAGATgtgcagaaagaaacaaaacagtaatCATTAACTCATATGAGAGGAAAAGGGTTTCGAAGGTATGAGGCATTAGAGGTTAGGGTAAAGACAAGTCAACATCCCAGCACCAAGCAGATGGCCGTTTCCTGCAGGCACCGCATCTGTTTATCTAACTTTTCTAAGGACTAAGATAAATGGAGCATGCTATCCTGAGAATAATAAGTTCCTCAAGACTCCCTTAAGACCTGTATTATCATTAGCCGTTCTCAGACACTTGGGACACTTTTGTcctgttgcggggggggggggtgctttcaGCTCTATGCTTTGTTCTACTTAGTGACTAGCCTTGGGTGCTTTCGCCCTGAGGAAGCCCTATGCTTTGTTAACCCCTTGGTATAGGCatagagaatttttaaacttctttcccACAGCCCAGCATGGCTGGTCTCCATAAGGGCTCTGAGCTCTCCCACCAGCCCTCTGCCCTTTGCCTATCCACCCCTACCACCCAGCCTCCTCATGGCTCATCCTGCCTCACAGCCTTTACACTGGCTCTTCCCCCTGCCCAGAATACTCCTCCCCCAGGAGTTACCTGCAGGACTCAACCTGCTGGCCTTGTTCAGATCTCTGctccccaggaagccttccctgaccttccAATGTCACATGGCTCCTCTGCACCCCACATTCCACCACATCCTCAGGGTTTATGTTTTTCCCAGCACCCACCCTCTGCATTCTCCATCTCCCTGACCGGCTGGGCTCCATGCAGGCAGGGTGTGGGTCGATGTTTTCCCACTGTCTTTTTTGTGTCTGGCACACAGgaaatgctcaacaaatgcttATGGAATGAACAAGGGCAGAGGAAGCCAGGTCAGGTGTGATGTGAGACCTAGGAGGCTTCCGTGGGCCCTCAACCTAGGGAGAGAGCTGGGGCTGGACACCCAGGGTGCAGACTAGGTCTCCAGGGATGGCAGGACTTCCTCAGAGGTCCAGTGTGAGAACACCATGTTCTTACTCCTCCCATTCTATCCCATCAGGCTTTgcccagggagaaggggaggtcATGAGGAGATAGGGAGAAGGGGAGGCCACGGAAAGAGGGGGAGGCCTGGCCTCTGGACAGTGGGCTACAGCCACACAAGTGACCACAGGCAGCTCAGACAACTGTCCACAACCCGAGCACAGGTTTGGAGTTGGGAGGTGGGCAGAAGCACCGATCTGAACCCAAGGTCCTTGTTGCAGATCGGACTCCAAATCCATGATGGATCACACAGCACAGAATTAATCAACAAAGGAGAACCAACTAACAGCTCCTGGAAAGAGCCAGGACGCACCTCCAGGAAGACCACATAACCTCCATTGTAGAATATCCAGACacaggggcgccttggtgactcagttggttaagcatctgacttcgcctcaggtcatgatctcacagttcttgagttcgaacccAGCCTCTGGTGAGCTTGAGCCCACTTCGAGTAAACACaggccccgcttcaggtgagcccagcttctctctctgtctctgtctctgtctctgtctctgtctctctctctctgcccctcacttgtgccatctctctctctccaaaaaaaacacaacaacaacccAGAGACAGGCAAACCCCATGTGGACCCTCACCCTCACACCTGGGATGGAATATGATGGGGAGGGGGCTAGGCTGGGCCCTGAAGGGCAGAGCTCAGCATCCCtgcagagaaaaggaaccctGCACTCCTCAGCTGTTCAGAGATGAGAGACTGTGCAGACAGGAAGTCAGCAGGAGGACAGGACCCTGCCTGGCCTCCTTTCCTTCACATCGAACACAGGAGTGATAGTTATCCCAATACTGCCTAAGTCTGAGCACGCAGAACACTGAGAACAACAATAGGTAcctcagtttttattatttagttttattttatcacttattgttttattataaatcatttcattattttcaccttaatcattttaattattagtaattttattattccattctattatttattttatttttcattttatttattcatttacatttttttgttaggttgatgcaaaatgaacaaattaaaactttttttaatgtttattttatttctgagagagagacacacggaATGTGAGCAgcagaggtgcagagacagagggagacacagaatccaaagcaggctccaggctctgagccctctgcccagagatcatgacccaagcagaagttggatgcttaactgaccgagccacccaggcaccccctaaaattttttttcaagagaaaggaaaagaattttatgcAGCCCAAGTTGGTGCCCAGGGTACATAGTCTTCACAAAGAAGAGCGTGCTCCAGGAAGGAACATTGGTGCGCATTTTTACGTCTTTTACGTAAACAGCTACAAATCGTCATGATGGAGGACATTCCCGAAAATTACAGACTTTATCTAATGTTTTTCATATGTGCGAGGCCCAGGCCATATGACTTTAATCTTATGGAACccagggagggtttttttttaattatatgttttttattatatatatttagttaccacttttattatttattattttattaattatgtataattattgATTATCCTTATTGATGAGGCTCCCAAGGCTCTTGACTTTTGCCCTTTGTCTCCACCCCATgcaggccccccaccccactcctctgGGAAGGACAAACAATAGGGTCAGTGTCCCTTGCTGCCACCTCCCCCTTGCTTGGGCTTTATCACCCCAGGCATTCACCGGCTGGAGCAAGGCTGGCCATCATGTCCACTCTCTGGGCCTTCCTCATGCTCTGGGGTGAGGTTGCTGGGGACAGGGTCCCTTGGGGCGGGAGGAAGCAGGAGCGATAGGAATAGGGGCCTCACAGTTTCGGTCTCTGCAGGTCTCTTGCTGAGCCCAGCGACGACGGAGGCCGCAGTAGGTGAGTCTGGGTCGGGTCCTGGGGATGGCGGGCACAGGCAGAGGTGAGCCTCTGTCCTGGGACCCAGCACTCACCCCAATCCACTGTGCAGCATTCCAGACCCAGCCAGACCTGTGGGCAGAGGTTGAATCGCTGCTGGAACCCTGGGCCAATGTGACACTGACTTGCCATGCCTGTCTGGAGACCATGGATTTTGAGCTGTTCAAGGATGGGGTAACCCAGGAACTTGTGCACCTTGGTTTACCTGCTATGGAGCACCAGTTCCCCCTAGGACCAGTGACAAGTGACACCCAGGGCCTGTACCGCTGCCGCTCTGGCTTGAGCAGCGGATGGACCCAGCTGAGCAATCTCCTGGAGGTGACTGGGGCAGGTGAGCGGAGGCTTTTATGGGGCCATGAGGCAATGGGGAGAAGGCTGCTAGAGAGGCCTCATCCCTCCACTCCTCACTCTCCTGGTCCCGCTTTTCTGGCAGGGGGGGAGGGTTGGCAAGTCATCTGACACCTCTgaccctgtttcctcatctgtaaaatgaggatgatgttCATACTGACCCCAGAaggttgtgaggaataaatgagtccTCAGAAAGCACTTGGGACAAGCCTGGCACATTTCCTGTAACCTATTTCTTGTTTCATACCCCTGTCTCCTCCTGCCGCTGCCTCTCTTTCCTCCATCAATGCCTTCCATTTCCCCGGCTCCACTCACATGAGTGTGGAGGGCTGGGTCTGGCTGGGCCACCCATGTCTCCCAAGTCATGCAGAACCACCGGTTGACCCTGATCCACCTGCAGAGACCCTGCCCCCGCCTGTGCTCTCAACGGAGCCTGTGTCCTGGATCACACCTGGCCTGGAGACAAAACTGCTGTGCCGTGGGGGATTTCGGGGTGTCACCTTCCTGCTGAGGCTGGAAGGCGATGACCAGTTTTTGGAGGTGTTTGAGGCCCCTACAGGCGTGGAGGCCACCTTCCCAGTCCGTCGGCCTGGCAACTACAGCTGCAGCTACCGCACCCATGCAGCAGGTGCACCCTCTGAGCCCAGTGCTACTGTGACAGTCGAAGAGCCGGGTGAGCGTGTGGACCATCCCAGAGGACTTCCTGGGGTAGGAGgctcctggaggacagagctTTGTTTATCTTGACCCCTAACCCTGAATACCCTTGCCCAGGACTGGGTCTGGGAAACAGTGGGCCCAAGGTTGGGTGGATCATCCCCGGGCCGAACACTGACACTGCCGGGCGGTGCAGGGCCTGGGGACGGGCCCCAAGGAAGAGTGGTGTCGGGGCGGCCACCGGGAGGGCAGAGGTTCGAGGTCCCGGCCGACGCTGTCCCAGCGACCTCGCGACCTTGCAGGCGCACCGTTGCCGCCCACGCTGAGTCTCCAGGGAGAGTCTGCAGCCGCCGTCCTGCGCCCGGGTGCCCGCAAGACCTTGGTCTGCGTGGCGCCCCTAAGCGGCGTGCACTTCCAGCTGAGGCGGGGCGAGGAGGTGCTGCAAGTACCCATGAGCTCCACCAGCCCAGACCGCGTCTTCTTTCACCTGAACGCGGTGGCTCTGGGCGACGGCGGTCTCTACACCTGCCGCTATCAGCTGCGTGGCCAGCAAACCTGGTCCTTGGACAGTGCGCCCGCCGAGCTGCTGCTGAGCGACGGTAAGCCTGGCGGCCGTGCGCTGAACCGTGCACCTGAGGCTGGGAGGGCGACAGCGCCCCTCTCCGGGGACGGAGAGCGGGAGGAGAGACCCGGGGAAGGGTCCCCCGGTACTGGAGAGCCCAATCCGCCCAGCCTCAGTTTCGCCAACTGAGAATGGGACAATGAGCTCGTCTACCCCAGGGCCCCACGAAGAATAGCTGGGTCAACACGCAAGTCCGGCACAGGTCACGCAGGCGCCGCCTGCCCGGGGTCCCCTCCCGCCTCCCAGctccggggggggagggggacgggacGCCGGGGGCCTGTTTGTTGAAGGCGGCCAGGCGGGGCCCGCAGGGCCTGCGGAGGACCCGGACCCAGAGCGTCGACCCCGAGAGAGGGTTCAGGCCTGCGGGGGAGCACGCGTGCTCCTCCGACCCAGCGCCCTGGGCTCCCCTTGCCCACGTCTATTTTTATGGACAGTAAATGAGTGAGGAACAGTGTAGGAGTGCGCGCGAGAGTCCCGGGGAGGTCTGGAGGGCGATGCGGTGTAAGCGGAGGGTGGCGCCTGCGGGCCTCCCGGGAGCGAGCGGAGGGGCCGGGCCGCCTCCTGCAGGCGAGAGGCCCGACACGTCCCCTCGGCGCCCGGGTCAGCCCGTGTCCTCC
The Panthera uncia isolate 11264 chromosome E2 unlocalized genomic scaffold, Puncia_PCG_1.0 HiC_scaffold_19, whole genome shotgun sequence genome window above contains:
- the LOC125916086 gene encoding zinc finger protein 497-like, producing the protein MVQKTTDWALRSRGSALGPVATLSGKGYDGCPEEQGISPGPRGPSEHTSPNGVLTSLVLSDPSVEQGDGSQALELPCAELETKYKLLRQGGVASTVAQQVAPGKGDIPWIVLKTDTPGHSEGAASGGLRAWEDPRQAPVEAKDQGAPRGKLEPADCRRDGGRPRSIQEGLVPGPLPLHREPACGAVSATRHSARVPTCCSTSECTRVGGPVNTRSATEPSTGTPTSWSTSTHTGAAPHLPGLGQGLQPELQPGRAPEDTWGLAAARSCTPVPTGSRPSCTWPACGSTSAHIGKRPFERTRCSLAEHRCRQTGEWPYTCRVCSRSFGHRSNLNEHRERHAGGSTP
- the A1BG gene encoding alpha-1B-glycoprotein gives rise to the protein MSTLWAFLMLWGLLLSPATTEAAVAFQTQPDLWAEVESLLEPWANVTLTCHACLETMDFELFKDGVTQELVHLGLPAMEHQFPLGPVTSDTQGLYRCRSGLSSGWTQLSNLLEVTGAETLPPPVLSTEPVSWITPGLETKLLCRGGFRGVTFLLRLEGDDQFLEVFEAPTGVEATFPVRRPGNYSCSYRTHAAGAPSEPSATVTVEEPGAPLPPTLSLQGESAAAVLRPGARKTLVCVAPLSGVHFQLRRGEEVLQVPMSSTSPDRVFFHLNAVALGDGGLYTCRYQLRGQQTWSLDSAPAELLLSDETLPAPELSAEPATPRPAPGASLQLRCRAPRPGLRFALVREDAGQRRVHRVLSPAGTEAHFELRDVSAVDSANYSCVYVDTEPPFAGSAPSAPLELRVEGPPPRPQLRPLWRGAVTLGRDAVLRCEGQVPDVTFELLRAGEKEASTQTRTAHRSADLVLTYVGPQHVGNYSCRYRRLWPKVLVSEFSEPVELQVAGS